The Rhodopseudomonas palustris genome window below encodes:
- a CDS encoding thiamine pyrophosphate-binding protein has translation MAEQDRLVGGQLLAKTLKAAGVSQAFALHGGHLEALLKGCIEEDIALIDFRHESSAGHAADAYARATGKLGVCIVTAGPGFTNALSAMTNAQLDGSPVLFIVGAPPLREIETNPLQGGIDQVAIARPAVKWAFSIPSTERIADLTAMAIRKAMTLPRGAVLLEVPIDVLHMSVAAGRATPPAGVGVNPRPAPAPAEVARLAELLQAAKRPVLIAGNGAANRETAEALRALCARVPLPVFTKSLASGILPPGHLCNGGAAGNLALLPMLGIERPDLVILLGGKLGLLLGGRSGVLVPHGATLVQIHGDAAEMGRIRDVDLAILADCTEATRALDAAVKDAQFKEMEAWRAQAVSATGLFATMFPEQETTRGIHPYHAARAVADAAGPEATYVFDGGEAASWGAAAAVVDRPGALLSHGYLGCLGIGPGFAIGAQLAAPERRVIHLTGDGALGFHLQELDTMVRHRLPIVTVVLNNEVWGMSIHGQQIMFGSNYHVISKLGGTHFANIAQAFGCHAERVTRFADIAPALGRAFASGGPAFIEVMTDADVVHPVTVAMLGQVQEGSNDVLIPYYENIPADTA, from the coding sequence ATGGCAGAACAGGATCGCCTGGTCGGCGGACAATTACTGGCAAAGACGCTGAAGGCCGCTGGGGTCAGCCAGGCGTTTGCGCTGCACGGCGGACATCTCGAAGCGCTGCTCAAGGGATGCATCGAGGAAGACATCGCCCTGATCGATTTCCGTCACGAGTCGTCGGCCGGCCACGCTGCCGATGCGTATGCGCGTGCGACCGGCAAGCTCGGGGTCTGCATCGTCACAGCCGGGCCCGGCTTCACCAACGCGCTGTCGGCGATGACCAATGCGCAGCTCGATGGTTCACCGGTCCTGTTCATCGTCGGTGCGCCGCCGCTGCGCGAGATCGAAACCAATCCGCTTCAGGGCGGGATCGATCAGGTCGCGATTGCGAGGCCGGCCGTAAAATGGGCGTTCTCGATTCCCAGCACGGAGCGGATCGCCGATCTCACCGCGATGGCGATCCGCAAGGCGATGACACTGCCGCGCGGCGCCGTTCTGCTCGAAGTACCGATCGACGTGTTGCACATGAGCGTCGCGGCTGGGCGTGCCACTCCACCGGCCGGTGTCGGCGTCAATCCGCGCCCCGCGCCTGCCCCGGCTGAGGTTGCGCGATTGGCTGAACTGCTGCAGGCGGCCAAGCGTCCCGTGCTGATCGCCGGCAATGGCGCAGCTAATCGCGAAACCGCGGAGGCGCTGCGGGCATTGTGTGCCAGAGTGCCACTTCCGGTGTTCACCAAGTCACTTGCGTCAGGCATCCTGCCGCCGGGCCACCTCTGCAATGGCGGTGCCGCCGGCAACCTCGCCTTACTGCCGATGCTGGGGATCGAACGGCCGGATCTGGTCATCCTGCTGGGCGGCAAGCTCGGCCTGCTGCTTGGCGGGCGTTCGGGCGTGCTGGTGCCGCACGGCGCAACGCTGGTGCAGATCCACGGCGATGCGGCCGAGATGGGCCGGATCCGCGACGTCGATCTGGCCATCCTGGCGGACTGCACCGAGGCAACGCGCGCGCTCGACGCTGCCGTGAAAGACGCCCAGTTCAAGGAAATGGAGGCTTGGCGAGCGCAGGCCGTCTCGGCAACCGGGCTGTTCGCAACGATGTTTCCAGAACAGGAAACGACACGAGGCATCCATCCGTATCACGCGGCCCGCGCCGTGGCTGACGCGGCAGGGCCGGAGGCGACCTATGTGTTCGATGGCGGGGAAGCGGCGTCATGGGGCGCAGCTGCAGCGGTCGTCGACCGCCCGGGAGCGCTGCTCAGTCACGGCTATCTCGGCTGCCTGGGGATCGGACCGGGGTTCGCGATCGGCGCCCAGCTCGCCGCTCCGGAGCGGCGTGTGATCCATCTGACCGGCGACGGCGCGCTCGGCTTCCACCTGCAGGAACTCGACACCATGGTGCGGCACCGCTTGCCGATCGTCACCGTGGTTCTCAACAATGAAGTCTGGGGAATGTCGATCCACGGGCAGCAAATCATGTTCGGCAGCAACTATCATGTGATCTCGAAGCTGGGCGGGACGCACTTTGCCAACATCGCCCAGGCTTTCGGCTGTCATGCCGAGCGTGTGACCCGGTTTGCCGACATCGCGCCGGCTCTGGGACGCGCTTTCGCCAGTGGCGGCCCGGCGTTTATCGAGGTGATGACGGATGCTGACGTGGTGCATCCTGTGACGGTGGCGATGCTCGGTCAGGTTCAGGAAGGCAGCAACGACGTGTTGATCCCCTATTACGAGAATATCCCAGCAGATACGGCCTGA
- a CDS encoding SDR family NAD(P)-dependent oxidoreductase: MNERTRFGGKAAVITGGASGIGAATARLLHAEGASVVIGDLDAAAGNALVAELGAERTRFITTDVSDFASVTALIDGAVAAFRRIDVLVNNAGIGSLSSIAALPVEDWKKVLAINLDGVFFGCKAALPVMVAQRAGAIVNTASASGLAGDFGFAAYNAAKAGVINFTRTAAIDHARDGIRVNAVCPGPVDTPILAGVQGIPGLRADWEDRVPIGRFASPAEIAQVIAFLASDAASYVTGVAMPVDGGLTAHTGQPNLPRVMNALAGGVQ, translated from the coding sequence ATGAATGAGCGCACGCGCTTTGGCGGCAAAGCCGCGGTGATCACAGGTGGAGCATCCGGCATCGGCGCGGCGACCGCGCGGCTCCTTCATGCCGAAGGCGCGAGCGTGGTGATCGGCGACCTCGATGCGGCGGCGGGTAATGCCTTGGTGGCTGAACTCGGCGCCGAGCGCACACGGTTCATCACCACCGACGTGTCCGATTTCGCATCGGTGACTGCACTGATCGACGGTGCGGTAGCGGCCTTCAGGCGGATCGATGTGCTGGTCAACAACGCTGGGATTGGCAGCCTGTCATCGATTGCTGCACTGCCGGTCGAAGACTGGAAGAAGGTGCTCGCGATCAATCTCGACGGCGTGTTCTTCGGCTGCAAGGCGGCGCTTCCGGTGATGGTGGCCCAGCGGGCAGGGGCCATCGTCAACACCGCCTCGGCTTCGGGCCTCGCCGGCGACTTCGGATTCGCGGCTTACAACGCTGCGAAGGCCGGCGTCATCAATTTCACCCGCACCGCAGCAATCGATCATGCGCGTGATGGAATACGGGTCAATGCGGTGTGCCCTGGTCCGGTCGACACGCCGATCCTCGCAGGCGTTCAGGGTATCCCGGGTCTGCGCGCCGATTGGGAAGATCGTGTGCCGATAGGGCGGTTCGCGAGCCCAGCGGAGATCGCGCAAGTCATCGCCTTCCTCGCCTCCGATGCCGCGTCATATGTCACCGGCGTTGCCATGCCGGTCGATGGCGGACTGACCGCGCACACTGGGCAACCCAATCTGCCGCGCGTCATGAACGCTCTGGCGGGAGGTGTGCAATGA
- a CDS encoding zinc-binding dehydrogenase: MKAVVRRAGQLVDTDIAEVTPGDGQVLVKTLVCGICGSDLHALHHLDHMIALTRRAGGRPSLDPSQDVVFGHEFCAEVIDHGPGCNKTLAPGTKVVSVPAAFGPAGSELVGYSNRFPGGFAERMVLQEALLLEVPNGLDDVRAALTEPMAVGAHAVASAPLTPRSVALVIGCGPVGLSVIAALKARGIGPVIASDFSPHRRAAAVALGADVVIDPGEHSPHDRWEALDVPATLASFGAATLQGRTIRDAVVFECVGVPGMLQQLIEKSPPTATIIVVGVCMESDTIEPSLAINKQLSLRFVFGYSPAEFADTLHAIAEGHCDVSPLISGTVGRGGVAAAFSTLSKADACIKLLVDPGRA, encoded by the coding sequence ATGAAGGCTGTCGTCAGGCGTGCCGGCCAGCTGGTCGACACAGACATCGCCGAAGTCACACCGGGCGACGGCCAGGTGTTGGTGAAGACGCTGGTTTGCGGGATTTGCGGATCGGATCTTCACGCGCTTCATCATCTCGATCACATGATCGCGCTCACCCGCCGCGCCGGCGGGCGACCCAGCCTCGACCCATCCCAGGACGTCGTGTTCGGCCATGAGTTCTGCGCCGAAGTGATCGATCACGGTCCTGGCTGCAACAAAACCCTTGCTCCGGGCACCAAGGTGGTTTCGGTGCCGGCCGCATTCGGCCCGGCGGGCAGCGAACTCGTCGGCTACTCGAACCGCTTTCCCGGCGGCTTTGCCGAACGAATGGTGCTGCAAGAGGCGCTGCTGCTCGAGGTGCCGAATGGGCTTGACGACGTGCGCGCTGCGCTCACCGAGCCGATGGCGGTCGGCGCACATGCCGTTGCCAGTGCTCCGCTGACACCGCGCAGCGTGGCCTTGGTGATCGGCTGCGGACCGGTCGGTCTGTCGGTGATCGCCGCGCTCAAGGCGCGGGGGATTGGTCCGGTCATCGCCAGCGACTTCTCACCGCATCGCCGCGCCGCCGCCGTGGCGCTCGGTGCCGATGTGGTGATCGATCCAGGCGAGCACTCGCCACACGATCGCTGGGAGGCTCTCGACGTTCCCGCGACCTTGGCGAGCTTCGGCGCCGCGACGCTGCAGGGCCGCACGATCCGCGATGCCGTGGTGTTCGAATGCGTGGGCGTGCCGGGTATGCTGCAGCAGCTGATCGAGAAATCCCCGCCGACGGCGACCATCATCGTGGTCGGCGTCTGCATGGAAAGCGATACGATCGAGCCGTCGCTGGCGATCAACAAACAGCTCTCGTTGCGGTTCGTGTTCGGCTACAGCCCCGCCGAATTCGCCGACACGCTGCACGCGATCGCGGAGGGACACTGCGACGTCTCTCCCCTGATCTCGGGGACAGTCGGACGCGGGGGCGTGGCTGCTGCCTTTTCGACGCTGTCGAAGGCGGACGCCTGCATCAAACTCCTGGTCGATCCCGGCCGGGCTTAG
- a CDS encoding TMEM175 family protein, translating into MSSGHFELRRLEALSNTVFGVAMTLLAYQAPREKFAGGDPQWHEIWHVYGAFVSTLLLSFIVAGMFWYSHQQRLAYTTHAGRSEVIGNLFFLLSIILLPVTCGLYGNNYDSPNVTTLYGFNLWLIALFNTALWAMAVAPRGDWLKLATPAFSFVLFSFATLVCLVEPHWPKFIWPLAFLSPVISAWSEKRR; encoded by the coding sequence ATGAGTAGCGGCCATTTCGAACTGCGGCGGCTGGAAGCGCTCAGCAACACCGTGTTCGGCGTCGCGATGACGCTGCTCGCCTACCAGGCGCCGCGCGAGAAGTTCGCCGGCGGCGATCCGCAGTGGCACGAGATCTGGCACGTCTACGGTGCCTTTGTCTCGACGCTGCTGCTCAGCTTCATCGTCGCCGGGATGTTCTGGTACAGCCACCAGCAGCGGCTGGCCTACACCACTCACGCCGGCCGCAGCGAGGTGATCGGCAATCTGTTCTTCCTGTTGTCGATCATCCTGCTGCCGGTGACCTGCGGCCTTTACGGCAACAACTACGACTCGCCCAACGTCACCACGCTGTACGGCTTCAACCTGTGGCTGATCGCGCTGTTCAACACCGCGCTCTGGGCCATGGCGGTCGCGCCGCGCGGCGACTGGCTGAAGCTGGCGACGCCGGCATTTTCGTTTGTGCTGTTCAGCTTCGCGACATTGGTCTGTCTGGTCGAACCGCACTGGCCGAAATTCATCTGGCCGCTGGCGTTCCTGTCGCCCGTAATCAGCGCGTGGAGCGAGAAGCGGCGATAG
- a CDS encoding O-acetylhomoserine aminocarboxypropyltransferase, translating to MTERNPGFATLAVHAGAQPDPTTGARATPIYQTTSYVFNDADHAASLFGLQAFGNIYTRITNPTTSVLEERVAALEGGTAALATASGHAAQLVALQQLMQPGDEFIAARKLYGGSINQFTHAFKSFGWNVVWADTDDVASFQRAVSPKTKAIFIESIANPGGSITDIEAIAEVARNAGVPLIVDNTLATPYLIRPIDHGADIVVHSLTKFLGGHGNSLGGIIVDAGTFDWSKDGKYPMLSEPRPEYHGLKIQETFGNFSFAIACRVLGLRDLGPALSPFNAFMLLTGIETLPLRMQKHCENAKAIAEFLSTHKAVDEVNYSGLASSKYAALARKYAPKGAGAVFTFSLKGGYQAGVDLVANLKLFSHLANVGDTRSLIIHPASTTHSQLDDAQKTAAGAAPNMVRVSIGIEDKDDLIADLDQALGG from the coding sequence ATGACCGAACGCAACCCGGGATTCGCGACACTCGCGGTCCATGCCGGCGCCCAGCCCGATCCCACCACCGGTGCGCGCGCGACGCCGATCTATCAGACCACGTCTTACGTGTTCAACGATGCCGACCACGCCGCCTCGTTGTTCGGCCTGCAGGCGTTCGGCAACATCTACACCCGCATCACCAACCCGACGACCTCGGTGCTCGAAGAGCGCGTCGCCGCGCTGGAAGGCGGCACCGCCGCGCTCGCCACGGCGTCGGGCCACGCCGCGCAGTTGGTTGCCTTGCAGCAGTTGATGCAGCCCGGCGATGAATTTATCGCCGCGCGAAAACTCTATGGCGGGTCGATCAATCAGTTCACCCACGCCTTCAAGAGCTTCGGCTGGAACGTGGTGTGGGCCGACACCGACGATGTCGCCAGCTTCCAGCGCGCAGTGTCGCCGAAGACCAAGGCGATCTTCATCGAGTCGATCGCCAATCCGGGCGGCAGCATCACCGACATCGAGGCGATTGCGGAAGTCGCGCGCAATGCCGGCGTGCCGCTGATCGTCGACAATACGCTGGCGACGCCCTATTTGATCCGCCCGATCGACCATGGCGCGGACATCGTGGTGCATTCGCTCACCAAGTTCCTCGGCGGCCACGGCAACTCGCTCGGCGGCATCATCGTCGATGCCGGCACCTTCGATTGGTCGAAGGACGGCAAGTATCCGATGCTGAGCGAGCCGCGGCCCGAATATCACGGCCTGAAGATCCAGGAGACGTTCGGCAACTTCTCGTTCGCGATCGCCTGCCGCGTGCTCGGCCTGCGCGATCTCGGTCCGGCGCTGTCGCCGTTCAATGCCTTCATGCTGCTGACCGGCATCGAGACGCTGCCACTGCGGATGCAGAAGCACTGCGAAAACGCCAAGGCGATCGCCGAATTTCTCTCCACCCACAAGGCGGTCGATGAGGTCAACTACTCCGGCCTCGCCTCCAGCAAATACGCCGCCCTCGCCCGCAAATACGCGCCGAAGGGCGCCGGCGCAGTGTTCACCTTCAGCCTCAAGGGCGGCTACCAGGCCGGCGTCGATCTCGTCGCCAATCTGAAGCTGTTCTCGCATCTGGCCAATGTCGGCGACACCCGGTCGCTGATCATCCACCCGGCCTCGACCACCCACAGCCAGCTCGACGACGCCCAGAAGACCGCGGCTGGTGCCGCGCCCAACATGGTGCGGGTGTCGATCGGCATCGAGGACAAGGATGACCTGATCGCCGATCTCGACCAGGCGCTCGGCGGCTAA
- a CDS encoding CoA-binding protein — translation MNHDSYPDNDIRAILNGVKTIAMVGASPLNVRPSYFVFKYLTERGYDVIPINPGQVGKSLLGKPFVASLKDIDRPIDMVDVFRGSAHVMPVVDEVLSLSPLPKVIWMQIGVRNDEAAAKAEAAGLKVVMDRCPKIEYGRLSSEISWMGVNSRTLSAKRAPIPVKGMRLSLDRQSVAGANTAASDRAVKSRNEAG, via the coding sequence ATGAACCACGACAGCTACCCCGACAACGACATCCGCGCGATCCTGAATGGTGTGAAGACGATTGCGATGGTCGGGGCATCGCCGCTCAACGTGCGGCCGAGCTACTTCGTGTTCAAATATCTCACCGAGCGCGGCTACGACGTCATTCCGATCAACCCCGGACAGGTCGGCAAGAGCCTGCTCGGCAAGCCGTTCGTGGCGTCACTGAAGGACATCGACCGGCCAATCGACATGGTCGACGTGTTCCGCGGCTCCGCGCATGTGATGCCGGTCGTCGACGAGGTGCTGTCGCTGTCGCCGCTGCCGAAAGTGATCTGGATGCAGATCGGGGTGCGCAACGACGAAGCCGCCGCAAAGGCCGAGGCCGCCGGCCTCAAGGTGGTGATGGATCGCTGCCCGAAGATCGAATACGGCCGGCTGTCGTCGGAGATTTCCTGGATGGGGGTGAATTCGCGCACCCTCAGCGCCAAGCGCGCGCCGATTCCGGTTAAGGGAATGCGGCTGTCGCTCGATCGTCAGAGCGTCGCCGGTGCCAATACCGCCGCGTCCGACCGCGCCGTGAAAAGCCGCAACGAGGCGGGCTGA
- a CDS encoding enoyl-CoA hydratase, giving the protein MTVLPAFAATQPSPILLRETVDGGVAVLTLNRPAARNSLSLEMIDDLHAALDLIGRDDGVRVVVIAANGPAFCAGHDLKELTAHRNDADRGRASFTRIMTACSAMMQAIVKLPKPVIAAVQGVATAAGCQLVASCDLAIASEQATFATPGVDIGLFCSTPMVALSRNVPRKNAMHMLLTGEPVGAEEARQIGLINRVVPHGTERAAAVALAEQIAGKSAHTIKIGKEAFYRQAELNLADAYHYASQVMAENMMAADAEEGICAFLEKRPPEWKDR; this is encoded by the coding sequence ATGACCGTGTTGCCCGCTTTCGCTGCGACCCAGCCTTCACCGATTCTGTTGCGTGAGACCGTCGACGGCGGTGTTGCAGTGCTGACGTTGAACCGCCCTGCGGCGCGCAACAGCCTGTCGCTGGAGATGATCGACGATCTGCACGCGGCGCTGGATCTGATCGGCCGCGATGACGGCGTGCGTGTCGTGGTGATCGCCGCCAATGGACCCGCGTTCTGCGCCGGCCACGACCTCAAGGAGCTGACCGCGCATCGCAACGACGCCGATCGCGGCCGTGCCAGCTTCACCCGGATCATGACCGCCTGCAGCGCGATGATGCAGGCGATCGTCAAGCTGCCCAAGCCTGTGATCGCAGCGGTGCAAGGCGTCGCCACCGCGGCGGGCTGTCAGCTGGTCGCGAGCTGCGATCTCGCCATCGCGTCCGAGCAGGCGACCTTCGCGACGCCCGGCGTCGATATCGGACTGTTCTGCTCCACCCCGATGGTGGCGCTGTCCCGCAACGTGCCGCGCAAGAATGCGATGCACATGCTGCTGACCGGCGAGCCGGTCGGCGCCGAAGAGGCCCGGCAGATCGGCCTGATCAATCGCGTGGTGCCGCACGGCACCGAGCGCGCCGCAGCAGTGGCGCTCGCCGAGCAGATCGCCGGCAAGTCGGCCCACACCATCAAGATCGGCAAGGAAGCGTTCTACCGCCAGGCCGAGCTCAACTTGGCCGACGCCTATCACTACGCCTCCCAGGTGATGGCCGAGAATATGATGGCCGCCGATGCCGAAGAAGGCATTTGCGCCTTCCTGGAAAAGCGCCCGCCGGAATGGAAGGATCGTTGA
- a CDS encoding PaaI family thioesterase has product MTHARMGVAELEEFLQREFPQAFSHGDISIETADGRTSLLRQRYSDRMLRPGGTVSGPTLMALADFAMYVVLLSAIGPVALAVTTNLNINFLRKGQPGQDVVAVAKLLKLGRRLAVGEVTLLSGTSPDPIAHVTSTYSIPVA; this is encoded by the coding sequence ATGACACATGCGAGGATGGGCGTAGCCGAACTCGAAGAATTTCTGCAGCGCGAGTTCCCGCAGGCGTTCAGCCACGGTGACATTTCGATCGAGACCGCCGATGGTCGCACATCTCTATTACGGCAGCGCTACAGCGACCGGATGTTGCGCCCCGGGGGCACCGTTTCGGGGCCGACCCTGATGGCTCTGGCGGATTTTGCCATGTACGTCGTGCTGCTGTCGGCGATCGGTCCCGTCGCGCTCGCCGTCACCACCAATCTCAACATCAACTTCCTGCGGAAGGGCCAGCCCGGCCAGGACGTCGTGGCGGTCGCCAAGCTGTTGAAGCTCGGCCGGCGGCTGGCGGTCGGGGAGGTGACGCTGCTGTCCGGCACCTCGCCGGATCCGATCGCCCATGTGACGTCGACCTATTCCATTCCAGTCGCTTGA
- the rplM gene encoding 50S ribosomal protein L13, whose translation MKTFSAKPAEVTKKWVIIDATGLVVGRLATLVAMRLRGKHLPTYTPHVDCGDNVIIINASKVVLTGRKRDNKVYYHHTGFIGGIKERSAKAILEGRFPERVVEKAIERMIPRGPLGRVQMGNLRVYPGAEHPHEAQQPEKLDIGAMNRKNMRAA comes from the coding sequence ATGAAGACGTTTTCGGCCAAGCCCGCCGAAGTCACGAAGAAGTGGGTCATTATTGACGCCACCGGTCTCGTGGTCGGCCGGCTCGCCACGCTGGTCGCGATGCGCCTGCGCGGCAAGCACCTCCCGACCTACACCCCGCACGTCGACTGCGGCGACAATGTCATCATCATCAACGCCTCGAAGGTGGTGCTGACCGGTCGCAAGCGCGACAACAAGGTTTACTACCATCACACCGGCTTCATCGGCGGCATCAAGGAGCGCTCTGCGAAGGCGATCCTCGAAGGTCGTTTCCCGGAGCGCGTGGTTGAGAAGGCGATTGAGCGCATGATCCCGCGCGGTCCGCTCGGCCGCGTCCAGATGGGCAACCTGCGCGTCTATCCCGGCGCCGAACACCCGCACGAAGCTCAGCAGCCCGAGAAGCTCGACATCGGTGCGATGAACCGCAAGAACATGAGGGCCGCATAA